One window of the Wenzhouxiangella sp. XN24 genome contains the following:
- a CDS encoding chemotaxis protein CheW yields MIEAGLAGLRDRPFALLREMERRAWSMAGEQGAAPSAREWVGIGFRLGDERFLVAREEVREITACPAVLARVPGAKDWVAGLTSIRGQLLTVIDLKAYLGGAQTHLGRDCRILVINHRELGAGLLVDEILGFRRFPEAARTAAPAETGLRCRRYLGGAFTQVDETWPVFNLAALTESPSFLRAANDG; encoded by the coding sequence ATGATTGAGGCGGGTCTTGCCGGCTTGCGGGACCGTCCCTTCGCGCTGCTGCGCGAGATGGAGCGGCGCGCCTGGTCGATGGCCGGGGAGCAGGGCGCCGCGCCGAGCGCGCGCGAGTGGGTCGGGATCGGCTTCCGGCTCGGCGACGAGCGCTTCCTGGTGGCGCGTGAAGAAGTGCGCGAGATTACGGCCTGCCCGGCCGTGCTGGCCCGCGTGCCGGGGGCGAAGGACTGGGTGGCGGGGCTCACCAGCATCCGGGGGCAGCTCTTGACGGTCATCGATCTCAAGGCCTATCTCGGCGGGGCGCAGACGCATCTCGGGCGGGACTGCCGCATCCTGGTGATCAATCACCGCGAGCTCGGGGCCGGCCTGCTGGTGGACGAGATCCTGGGCTTCCGTCGTTTCCCGGAGGCCGCGCGGACCGCGGCGCCGGCCGAAACCGGTTTGCGTTGTCGTCGCTACCTCGGCGGCGCATTCACCCAGGTCGACGAGACCTGGCCGGTGTTCAACCTAGCGGCGCTCACCGAGAGCCCGTCGTTCCTGCGGGCCGCCAACGATGGCTGA
- a CDS encoding response regulator: MATVLIVDDSPTEVHVLSGYLQKHGFSTETAADGAEGIEKCRALKPDLVLMDVVMPGMNGFQATRQLARDPDTAGIPIVMVTTKGLETDKIWGMRQGAVDYLVKPVTEAQLVEKVRAALGGHD; the protein is encoded by the coding sequence ATGGCCACGGTACTGATCGTCGACGATTCCCCCACCGAAGTGCACGTCCTGAGCGGCTACCTGCAGAAACACGGTTTCAGCACGGAGACCGCGGCGGACGGCGCCGAGGGTATCGAGAAATGCCGCGCCCTGAAGCCCGACCTGGTGCTGATGGACGTCGTGATGCCGGGCATGAACGGCTTCCAGGCGACGCGCCAGCTGGCCCGCGACCCCGACACGGCCGGGATTCCCATCGTGATGGTGACCACCAAGGGCCTCGAGACCGACAAGATCTGGGGCATGCGCCAGGGCGCCGTGGATTACCTCGTCAAGCCGGTCACGGAAGCGCAGCTGGTCGAGAAGGTCCGCGCCGCGCTGGGCGGCCATGATTGA